A region of Pseudomonas cavernicola DNA encodes the following proteins:
- a CDS encoding metal-dependent hydrolase: MTTLVSHPLPVLAIGLILGGRVIPPRLLLAGLLAACLPDLDVLAFKLGVAYGDAFGHRGFSHSLLFAGLLGVLGALCCRLLGAGPCKSGLWIALACASHSLLDALTDGGLGVAWLWPWSEQRYFLPWRPIAVSPFIGGFFSPRGLAALASEARWIWLPCLGLTVLGVGLRRVLAQREDA; encoded by the coding sequence TTGACCACGCTGGTCAGCCATCCGCTGCCGGTATTGGCCATAGGCCTGATACTGGGCGGCCGGGTGATTCCACCGCGCCTATTGCTGGCCGGCCTGCTCGCCGCCTGCCTACCCGACCTCGATGTGCTGGCCTTTAAGCTCGGCGTCGCCTATGGCGATGCGTTTGGTCATCGCGGCTTCAGTCATTCACTGCTATTTGCCGGACTGCTCGGGGTACTCGGCGCGCTCTGTTGCCGCCTGCTCGGCGCCGGGCCCTGCAAGAGCGGGTTGTGGATCGCCCTGGCCTGCGCCTCCCACAGCCTACTGGACGCGCTCACCGATGGTGGTCTGGGCGTTGCCTGGCTCTGGCCCTGGAGCGAGCAACGCTACTTCCTTCCTTGGCGGCCGATCGCGGTCTCGCCTTTCATCGGCGGGTTCTTCAGTCCGCGCGGGCTCGCCGCGCTGGCGTCGGAGGCGCGCTGGATCTGGCTGCCCTGCCTAGGGCTGACGGTCCTGGGAGTCGGCTTGCGCCGCGTGCTGGCGCAACGGGAAGACGCATAA
- a CDS encoding PqiC family protein codes for MMVSRFSLVLLLSSVLGLVGCVSQPPVTLYQLDNGNPGVPASSKGLAVLLGPVSVADYLQRETLLQRQPDGSLTSASEARWAGSLGADIDQLLLRQLAWRLDSQRLVLAPSAAGFVPDVQVVLSITRLDSGPQQPAVLDAQWRLLDKRGQLRDSRIIHLEEPHQGAAADQVRAQSLVLRRLVEQLATAIQPLSEPPAEEPRKAAPAAPARTREPNEPSGPQIPKAAPVRTDVEVFRF; via the coding sequence ATGATGGTGTCGCGTTTTTCCTTGGTTCTGTTACTGAGCAGCGTGCTCGGCCTGGTCGGTTGTGTCAGTCAGCCGCCGGTCACGCTCTATCAGCTGGATAATGGCAATCCGGGCGTGCCCGCGTCGAGCAAAGGGCTGGCCGTGCTGCTGGGGCCGGTCTCGGTTGCCGATTATCTGCAGCGCGAGACACTGCTGCAGCGGCAGCCGGACGGTAGCCTGACATCGGCCTCCGAGGCGCGTTGGGCCGGTAGCCTGGGGGCCGATATCGATCAGTTGCTGTTGCGCCAACTGGCCTGGCGTCTGGACAGTCAGCGTCTGGTGCTGGCGCCGAGCGCGGCGGGCTTCGTGCCGGATGTGCAGGTAGTACTCTCGATCACCCGTCTGGATTCCGGGCCACAGCAGCCGGCGGTACTGGATGCGCAGTGGCGCCTGCTGGATAAGCGCGGTCAGTTGCGCGACAGTCGCATCATCCATCTGGAGGAGCCACATCAGGGGGCTGCCGCCGACCAGGTGCGTGCGCAAAGCCTGGTCTTACGCCGCTTGGTGGAACAGTTGGCGACGGCTATCCAGCCGTTGTCCGAGCCGCCGGCCGAGGAGCCACGTAAGGCGGCGCCCGCTGCCCCAGCGCGTACTCGCGAGCCAAACGAGCCCAGCGGGCCGCAGATACCCAAGGCGGCGCCGGTACGAACCGATGTGGAAGTGTTTCGGTTCTAG
- a CDS encoding AhpA/YtjB family protein, whose protein sequence is MNRPAPVKPDNFFLLIFHALRQRRVPLALRIASHSLLLVALALVIYALVMGMQFKQAMQQQADALGQSLITQTASSATELLVSNDILSLNVLLNNLVKNPLVAHAAIYSVDNRILAEAGSRPTQGMLGEAEGLYSTPVTFQEVIAGHLRISLDMQQFQQPMTISLQSMGLLSLILLALTLSLSLRLGRHISTPLLQLRLWLRDPDDPAPGAGRQDEIGDLARQLQARLVPEKPQPEAPAEPEYTEADYAEDSYSEEEYAEEDEDYLDDVGTEPAFEIRDLRDPSFDGDDEYTEAPRRQVVAEEDDPFADLRAPQPDTTPSLTPVSSEPQKSAVLAIQLGAQEQLRRLPRARLMDLLQRYRDCLDQAAALYQGVLHTLNDGSSLMLFHSQDSGEDYLTHAICCGELMRALGHALQIEVADSGITLQLQLGLTDGEDLLDLSQGELLLSDTAQDALALSQHSRNLLLVERSIGDDPLLRQRVRIRAIASPEGACCVERLLEPYPSLLERQLTRMHESRARS, encoded by the coding sequence GTGAACCGGCCCGCGCCCGTCAAACCCGATAATTTCTTCCTGTTGATCTTCCACGCGCTGCGTCAGCGACGTGTGCCCCTGGCCCTGCGCATTGCCAGCCACAGTCTGCTGCTGGTCGCGCTGGCACTGGTGATCTACGCCTTGGTCATGGGCATGCAGTTCAAGCAGGCCATGCAGCAGCAGGCCGATGCCCTGGGGCAGAGCCTGATCACCCAGACCGCCTCCTCGGCCACCGAGCTGCTGGTGTCGAATGACATCCTCAGCCTCAACGTGCTGCTCAACAACCTGGTGAAGAACCCGCTGGTGGCCCATGCAGCCATCTATAGCGTGGATAATCGCATCCTCGCCGAAGCCGGCTCACGGCCGACCCAGGGCATGCTTGGGGAAGCCGAAGGTCTGTACTCGACGCCGGTCACCTTTCAGGAAGTGATCGCCGGACACCTGCGCATCAGCTTGGATATGCAGCAGTTCCAGCAGCCGATGACCATCAGCTTGCAGAGCATGGGCCTGCTCAGCCTGATCCTGCTTGCGCTGACCCTGTCCTTGAGCCTGCGCCTGGGTCGGCATATCTCCACGCCCTTGCTGCAACTGCGCCTGTGGTTGCGTGATCCGGACGATCCGGCCCCTGGCGCCGGGCGTCAGGACGAGATTGGCGACCTGGCCCGCCAGCTCCAGGCCCGCCTGGTGCCGGAGAAGCCGCAGCCTGAAGCGCCAGCGGAACCTGAATACACCGAAGCCGACTATGCCGAAGACAGCTACTCCGAAGAAGAGTATGCCGAAGAGGACGAGGACTACCTCGACGACGTCGGCACTGAACCGGCTTTTGAGATCCGCGACCTGCGCGACCCCAGCTTTGATGGTGATGACGAGTACACCGAAGCGCCGCGCCGCCAGGTCGTCGCCGAAGAGGACGACCCGTTCGCCGACCTGCGCGCCCCGCAACCCGACACCACGCCGAGCCTCACCCCCGTCAGCAGCGAGCCCCAGAAAAGCGCGGTGCTGGCCATCCAATTGGGTGCTCAGGAGCAATTGCGCCGCCTGCCGCGCGCACGCCTGATGGATTTGCTGCAACGCTACCGTGACTGCCTCGACCAGGCCGCCGCGCTCTACCAGGGCGTACTGCACACCCTGAACGACGGCAGCAGCCTGATGCTGTTCCACAGCCAGGACAGCGGCGAAGACTATTTGACCCACGCCATCTGCTGCGGCGAGCTGATGCGCGCCCTCGGACATGCCCTGCAAATCGAAGTCGCCGACAGCGGCATCACCCTGCAGCTCCAGCTCGGCCTGACCGACGGCGAAGACTTGCTCGACCTCAGCCAGGGCGAGTTGCTGCTCAGCGATACTGCCCAGGATGCCCTGGCACTCTCCCAGCACAGCCGTAACCTGCTGCTGGTCGAGCGCAGCATTGGCGATGACCCGCTGCTGCGCCAACGCGTACGCATCCGCGCCATCGCCAGCCCGGAAGGCGCCTGCTGCGTCGAGCGCCTGCTGGAGCCCTACCCTTCGCTGCTGGAACGACAACTGACACGCATGCACGAGAGCCGCGCGCGCTCTTGA
- the asd gene encoding archaetidylserine decarboxylase (Phosphatidylserine decarboxylase is synthesized as a single chain precursor. Generation of the pyruvoyl active site from a Ser is coupled to cleavage of a Gly-Ser bond between the larger (beta) and smaller (alpha chains). It is an integral membrane protein.), which translates to MKQRLFILSQYLLPHHLLSRLIGYAAECRAGWFKNRLITWFVQHYQVNMSEAQVEEPTAYEHFNAFFTRALKDGARPLDDTPGAILCPADGAVSQLGSIEHGRLFQAKGHGFSALELLGGDAERAAPFMGGEFATIYLSPKDYHRVHMPLAGTLKEMVYVPGRLFSVNQTTAENVPELFARNERLVCLFDTERGPMAVVLVGAMIVAAIETVWTGLITPPKRELKTTRYDAAARAPVELAKGAELGRFKLGSTAIVLFGPNQVKWTEELAAGSAVRMGQRLGNGQ; encoded by the coding sequence ATGAAACAGCGTTTGTTTATCCTCAGCCAGTACCTGTTGCCTCACCATCTGCTGTCGCGCCTGATCGGTTACGCTGCCGAATGTCGTGCTGGCTGGTTCAAGAACCGCCTGATCACCTGGTTCGTCCAGCACTACCAAGTGAATATGAGTGAAGCCCAGGTCGAGGAACCGACTGCCTACGAGCACTTCAACGCGTTCTTCACCCGCGCCCTGAAAGACGGCGCGCGCCCGCTGGATGACACCCCCGGGGCGATTCTCTGCCCGGCTGACGGCGCCGTCAGCCAGCTCGGCTCGATTGAACACGGCCGCCTGTTCCAGGCTAAAGGCCACGGCTTCAGCGCACTCGAACTGCTCGGCGGCGATGCCGAACGAGCTGCGCCGTTCATGGGCGGTGAGTTCGCCACTATTTACCTCTCGCCGAAGGACTACCACCGCGTGCACATGCCGCTGGCCGGCACCCTCAAGGAGATGGTTTACGTGCCAGGCCGGCTGTTCTCGGTCAACCAGACCACGGCCGAAAATGTTCCCGAGCTGTTCGCCCGTAACGAGCGCTTGGTGTGCCTGTTCGATACCGAGCGCGGACCGATGGCCGTAGTGTTGGTCGGCGCGATGATCGTCGCCGCGATCGAAACGGTTTGGACCGGCTTGATCACACCACCCAAGCGCGAATTGAAGACCACCCGTTACGACGCGGCGGCACGCGCGCCAGTTGAACTGGCGAAAGGCGCGGAACTCGGCCGCTTCAAGCTGGGTTCCACCGCTATCGTGCTGTTTGGCCCGAACCAAGTGAAGTGGACTGAAGAGTTGGCAGCCGGCAGCGCCGTCCGCATGGGCCAGCGCCTTGGCAATGGACAGTAA
- the rhdA gene encoding thiosulfate sulfurtransferase, whose protein sequence is MSAFSTLPLVIEPADLATRLATRELILVDLTSAARYAAGHIPGARFVDPKRTQLGQPPAPGLLPAQAQLEALFGELGHNPDAVYVVYDDEGGGWAGRFIWLLDVIGHSHYHYLNGGLQAWLAEVRELSHTTPTSAGGPVALELHDEPSATREYLQSRLGAADLAIWDARAPSEYRGEKVLTAKAGHIPGAVNFEWTAGMDPARALRIREDMPAILESLGITKDKEIITHCQTHHRSGFTYLVAKALGYPRVKGYAGSWGEWGNHPDTPVEV, encoded by the coding sequence ATGTCCGCCTTCTCTACTTTGCCCTTGGTCATCGAACCCGCCGACCTGGCTACACGCTTGGCGACTCGGGAGCTGATCCTGGTCGACCTGACCAGCGCAGCCCGCTACGCCGCCGGGCATATTCCCGGTGCGCGCTTCGTCGACCCTAAACGCACACAGCTGGGCCAGCCACCGGCGCCAGGCCTGCTACCGGCGCAGGCACAACTGGAAGCCCTGTTCGGCGAACTGGGACATAACCCGGATGCCGTGTACGTGGTCTACGACGACGAAGGCGGTGGCTGGGCCGGGCGCTTTATCTGGTTGCTGGACGTGATCGGCCATAGCCACTACCACTATCTGAATGGCGGCCTGCAGGCCTGGCTGGCGGAGGTTCGCGAGCTGTCCCATACCACCCCGACCAGCGCCGGCGGCCCGGTTGCGCTGGAACTGCACGACGAGCCGAGCGCGACCCGCGAATACCTGCAAAGCCGTTTAGGCGCAGCCGACCTGGCCATCTGGGACGCCCGCGCACCGAGCGAGTACCGCGGCGAGAAAGTCCTCACCGCCAAAGCCGGGCATATTCCCGGCGCAGTCAATTTCGAATGGACCGCCGGCATGGACCCAGCGCGCGCCCTGCGCATCCGCGAGGATATGCCGGCGATTCTGGAGAGCCTGGGTATCACCAAAGACAAAGAAATCATCACCCACTGCCAGACTCACCACCGCTCAGGCTTCACCTATCTGGTCGCCAAGGCCCTCGGCTATCCGCGGGTAAAAGGCTATGCCGGCTCCTGGGGCGAATGGGGCAATCACCCAGACACACCTGTCGAGGTGTAA
- the serB gene encoding phosphoserine phosphatase SerB codes for MREIVLINITGEDRPGLTAAITGVLAQGGVNILDIGQAVIHDTLSFGILVEIPGTEQASIVLKDVLFTAYKLDQQVRFTPVSESDYQQWVGGQGKPRHIVTLLTRKVTAEQLQRVSSITAKYGLNIDHIDRLSGRMPLDTPADQSKGCIEFSVRGEPADPVALRAEFLSVAQELNVDIAFQQDSVFRRNRRLAVFDMDSTLIEAEVIDELAKVAGVGEQVADITERAMRGELDFRASFKERLALLKGLPETELAAIGASLRLTEGAETLFAELKRLGYKTAILSGGFSYFAKQLQAKLGIDYVFANELQIVAGKLTGVAIEPIVDAQRKADLLRELAQQEGLRLEQTIAVGDGANDLPMLAIAGLGVAFRAKPLVKQSAKQAISTLGLDGVLYLLGYRDRDGQD; via the coding sequence TTGCGTGAAATCGTCCTGATCAACATCACCGGTGAAGATCGTCCCGGCCTGACCGCTGCCATCACTGGGGTGCTGGCGCAGGGTGGGGTGAATATCCTCGACATCGGTCAAGCGGTGATTCACGACACCCTGTCGTTTGGCATTCTGGTCGAGATTCCGGGCACCGAGCAGGCCTCGATAGTGCTCAAGGATGTGCTGTTCACTGCTTATAAGCTGGATCAGCAGGTGCGTTTCACCCCGGTCTCCGAGAGTGATTACCAGCAATGGGTCGGCGGCCAAGGCAAGCCACGGCATATCGTGACCCTGCTGACGCGCAAGGTGACCGCCGAGCAACTGCAACGGGTCAGCTCGATCACCGCGAAGTACGGCCTGAATATCGACCATATCGATCGCCTGTCCGGGCGCATGCCGTTGGACACGCCGGCCGATCAGAGTAAGGGTTGCATCGAGTTCTCCGTGCGCGGTGAGCCCGCCGATCCGGTGGCGCTACGCGCCGAGTTCCTCAGCGTGGCGCAGGAGCTCAACGTCGATATCGCTTTCCAGCAGGATTCGGTGTTTCGCCGCAACCGGCGCCTGGCGGTGTTCGATATGGACTCCACGCTGATCGAGGCTGAGGTCATCGACGAACTGGCCAAAGTGGCTGGCGTCGGTGAGCAAGTCGCGGACATCACCGAAAGAGCCATGCGTGGCGAGCTGGATTTTCGTGCCAGCTTCAAAGAGCGGCTGGCGCTGCTCAAGGGTTTGCCCGAGACCGAGTTGGCTGCGATCGGTGCATCTCTGCGGCTGACCGAGGGCGCCGAAACGCTGTTCGCCGAACTCAAACGGCTGGGTTACAAAACGGCCATTCTGTCCGGCGGCTTTAGCTACTTTGCCAAGCAGTTGCAGGCCAAGCTGGGCATCGATTACGTCTTTGCCAATGAATTGCAGATCGTCGCTGGCAAGCTCACCGGAGTGGCGATCGAGCCGATCGTCGATGCCCAGCGCAAAGCGGACTTGTTGCGCGAGTTGGCGCAGCAGGAAGGTTTGCGCCTGGAGCAGACCATTGCTGTCGGCGATGGCGCGAACGATTTGCCGATGCTGGCGATTGCCGGTCTGGGGGTGGCGTTCCGCGCCAAACCGTTGGTTAAACAGTCGGCCAAGCAAGCGATCTCGACCTTGGGATTGGATGGGGTTCTCTATTTGTTGGGCTATCGCGATCGCGATGGTCAGGATTGA
- a CDS encoding molecular chaperone translates to MDKQSPHLLLRVPTPSQQKLSFCDSSPRDLKRWIAGLPKANLGETARQLYQSLVELNQLVTPAENRLQLLELLRTEVYFVCKHLERHFLNQAIVLDERPRKVANLCQALQNHLAAGYKLIIAQEAPRPSRERAQLQLLTVALQRAAHSLCSPLIRASQLYCPVPEGLWLELHKLYQIAHERGLQAIVVRDHLARHTKGLSVEQTYLVALLLGCARCNQMRQSGIAHLAEILESWSALVHLQAADEPSSLFAVATQVDGPPRYKSLIQEGELHNLLGIDPQLLVDAIKEYLLLPTESRGAARLLVPEGLSLDLLQHLSSAWGDIAERTFQRSAGQGNLTLSIGMSAVHYFLAGQKPFNEVLKRPEEVQAAIFKPVTTDAPDIWRNAFDAQPTTDWEHGVPLDEIQYKRPVVEEKESPPKIPSESYPTFELAIVNHSPGGYCLSWPKEVPSQLQAGELLGIQDAPEQSWSIALVRWIRQVRGGGTQMGIELIAPHAQPCGLQLLRKAEQNSQYLRALLLPEISVISRPATLITPRLPFQEGNKVQINLNGETLRAVLSRKQTSTGSFNQFEYRTVEQTPSSHGKPVTAPTSQSNGGEEDFDSLWKSL, encoded by the coding sequence ATGGATAAACAGAGTCCCCACCTGCTGTTACGTGTCCCGACGCCCAGCCAGCAGAAACTCTCCTTCTGTGACTCTAGTCCTCGTGACCTAAAACGCTGGATCGCCGGACTGCCCAAAGCCAACCTGGGGGAAACCGCACGTCAGCTTTATCAGAGCCTGGTGGAACTCAATCAGTTGGTGACCCCGGCGGAGAATCGCCTACAGCTTCTGGAACTGCTGCGCACCGAAGTCTATTTCGTCTGCAAGCACCTGGAACGGCACTTCCTCAACCAAGCGATCGTGCTCGATGAGCGCCCGCGCAAAGTCGCCAACCTCTGTCAGGCGTTACAGAACCATCTGGCCGCCGGCTACAAACTGATCATTGCACAAGAGGCTCCGCGCCCGTCCCGCGAACGCGCCCAGCTGCAATTGCTGACGGTCGCCTTGCAGCGCGCCGCGCACAGCCTCTGCAGCCCACTGATTCGCGCCAGCCAACTGTACTGTCCAGTACCGGAAGGGCTGTGGCTGGAGCTGCATAAGCTCTATCAAATTGCCCACGAGCGCGGCCTGCAAGCAATCGTGGTGCGCGACCACCTGGCGCGCCACACCAAAGGCTTGAGCGTTGAGCAAACCTACCTGGTCGCCTTGTTACTCGGCTGCGCACGCTGCAATCAAATGCGCCAGAGCGGCATTGCCCACTTGGCGGAAATCCTGGAGTCCTGGAGCGCACTGGTGCATCTGCAAGCGGCCGACGAGCCTAGCAGCCTGTTCGCGGTTGCCACGCAAGTCGATGGCCCGCCGCGCTACAAATCGCTGATTCAGGAAGGCGAACTGCACAACCTGCTAGGCATCGATCCGCAGCTGCTGGTCGATGCGATCAAGGAATACCTGCTATTACCCACAGAAAGCCGCGGCGCCGCACGCCTGCTGGTCCCTGAGGGCTTGAGCCTGGACTTGCTGCAACATCTGAGCTCGGCATGGGGCGATATTGCCGAGCGGACGTTCCAGCGCAGTGCTGGCCAGGGCAACCTGACCCTGAGTATTGGCATGAGTGCAGTGCATTACTTCCTGGCCGGACAAAAGCCCTTCAACGAAGTACTCAAGCGTCCAGAAGAAGTACAAGCCGCCATTTTCAAACCAGTAACCACTGATGCGCCGGACATTTGGCGCAATGCCTTCGATGCTCAGCCGACCACCGACTGGGAGCATGGCGTGCCTCTCGATGAAATCCAGTACAAGCGGCCGGTAGTCGAGGAAAAAGAATCGCCGCCCAAAATCCCCAGCGAGAGCTACCCCACCTTCGAACTGGCGATCGTCAACCATAGCCCGGGGGGCTATTGCCTAAGCTGGCCGAAAGAAGTCCCCAGCCAACTCCAGGCCGGCGAGCTGCTGGGCATCCAAGACGCTCCCGAGCAGAGCTGGAGCATCGCCCTGGTGCGCTGGATTCGCCAAGTACGCGGCGGCGGCACCCAGATGGGCATTGAGCTGATCGCCCCGCACGCGCAGCCCTGCGGCCTGCAGCTGCTGCGCAAAGCCGAGCAAAATAGCCAGTACCTACGCGCCTTGCTACTTCCGGAAATCAGCGTAATTTCTCGCCCCGCGACCCTGATCACACCACGCCTGCCATTTCAGGAAGGCAACAAAGTGCAGATCAACTTGAATGGCGAAACACTGCGCGCGGTCTTGAGCCGCAAGCAGACCAGTACCGGAAGTTTCAACCAGTTCGAGTACCGCACGGTCGAACAAACCCCGAGCAGCCACGGGAAGCCGGTCACAGCCCCGACAAGCCAGAGTAACGGCGGCGAGGAAGACTTTGACTCACTCTGGAAGTCGCTGTAG
- a CDS encoding EAL domain-containing protein — translation MAIEKKTIRLLILEDSQNEAERLVSLFRNAGRATRVHRLTSSDDLAAALQQSWDLLIAAPSSENIESSEAISAIRRQAKDIPLIQLIDGNDSDAITEALALGAQDALPQGEDERLILVANRELANLEERRARRAAEVALREAEKRCQLLLDSSVDAITYVHEGMHIYANRAYLELFGYEDADELEGMPMIDLIASCDQINFKDFLKNYQSAEGNAELACSGIKANGQSFQACMSFSPATYDGEPCTQVVIRAESGNAELEEKLREISSQDLVTGLYNRSHFLELMDTAVERAVNAGQPASLAYIRVDRYTSLLAETGLAGIDLLLTDLANLLRAHFAGEAQLARFGDDVFTVLQPGQPPEQTQAGLAELLKKVESHMFDVSGRTVQTSLSIGIAGLNEKTPKAQEVIDRAHRCADELSEGNALQLFNPAQELAAAANRGNIVAMVQQALENNSFRLLFQPIISLRGDSHEHYEVLLRLLNPQGVEVPPSDFLDAAKEAGLAEKIDRWVILNSIKLLADHRSKGHNTCLFVHLSSVSLQDQTLLPWLSVALKAARLPSDALAFQINEPDAIAYLKQAKALTQGLAELHCKVALSQFGCSLNPFNTLKHLSIDFVKVDGSFSQDLSKAENQEALKTLLSSLHAQAKLTIVPFVESASVLATLWQAGVNYIQGYYLQGPSQSMDYDFSAGDE, via the coding sequence ATGGCCATCGAAAAGAAAACTATAAGGCTGCTGATTCTTGAGGACTCGCAGAACGAGGCCGAGCGTCTCGTCAGCCTGTTTCGCAATGCCGGTCGCGCCACTCGCGTGCACCGCCTGACATCCAGCGACGACCTCGCCGCAGCTCTTCAACAGAGCTGGGACCTGCTGATCGCCGCCCCCAGCAGCGAAAATATTGAATCCAGCGAAGCGATCAGCGCGATTCGCCGCCAAGCTAAAGATATTCCGCTGATCCAGTTGATCGACGGCAATGACTCCGACGCCATTACCGAAGCCTTGGCACTTGGCGCCCAGGATGCCTTGCCGCAGGGTGAGGACGAGCGCCTGATCCTGGTGGCGAACCGTGAGCTGGCCAATCTGGAAGAGCGCCGTGCCCGCCGCGCAGCCGAGGTCGCCCTGCGCGAAGCCGAAAAACGCTGCCAGCTGCTGCTCGACAGTTCGGTCGACGCCATCACCTACGTCCACGAAGGCATGCATATCTATGCCAACCGCGCCTACCTCGAACTCTTCGGTTATGAAGACGCCGACGAGCTGGAAGGCATGCCGATGATCGACCTGATCGCCAGTTGCGATCAGATCAACTTCAAAGATTTCCTGAAGAACTACCAGAGTGCAGAAGGCAACGCCGAGCTGGCCTGCAGTGGGATCAAGGCCAACGGCCAGAGCTTCCAGGCATGCATGAGCTTCTCGCCAGCGACTTACGACGGCGAACCCTGCACCCAAGTGGTGATCCGCGCGGAAAGCGGCAACGCCGAACTGGAAGAGAAATTGCGCGAGATCAGCAGCCAGGATCTGGTCACCGGGCTCTACAACCGCAGCCACTTCCTTGAACTGATGGACACCGCCGTCGAGCGCGCCGTGAATGCCGGACAACCGGCCAGCCTGGCTTACATACGCGTCGACCGTTACACCAGCTTGCTGGCCGAAACCGGCCTCGCCGGCATCGACCTGCTGCTGACCGACCTGGCCAACCTGCTCCGTGCTCACTTTGCCGGCGAGGCGCAGCTGGCACGCTTTGGCGACGACGTTTTCACCGTACTACAACCCGGACAACCCCCCGAGCAAACTCAGGCGGGCCTGGCTGAACTACTGAAGAAAGTCGAAAGCCATATGTTCGATGTCAGCGGTCGAACTGTGCAGACCAGCCTGTCGATCGGCATTGCCGGGCTCAACGAGAAAACCCCGAAAGCCCAGGAAGTGATCGACCGCGCCCACCGTTGTGCCGACGAGCTCAGCGAGGGCAACGCCCTCCAACTGTTCAATCCGGCGCAGGAACTGGCTGCCGCAGCCAACCGCGGCAATATCGTCGCCATGGTGCAACAGGCGCTGGAGAACAACAGCTTCCGCCTGCTGTTCCAGCCGATCATTAGTCTGCGCGGCGACAGCCACGAACACTATGAAGTGCTGTTGCGCCTGCTCAATCCGCAAGGCGTAGAAGTGCCGCCGAGTGATTTCCTCGATGCGGCCAAGGAAGCCGGCCTGGCCGAGAAGATTGATCGCTGGGTCATTCTCAACTCTATCAAGCTGCTCGCCGACCATCGCTCAAAAGGTCACAACACCTGCCTGTTCGTGCACCTGTCCAGCGTCAGCCTGCAGGATCAAACGCTACTGCCTTGGCTCAGTGTGGCGCTGAAGGCCGCACGCCTGCCTTCCGACGCACTGGCTTTCCAAATCAATGAGCCCGATGCCATTGCCTACCTGAAGCAGGCCAAGGCGCTGACTCAAGGGCTGGCCGAGTTGCATTGCAAAGTGGCCCTCAGTCAATTCGGCTGTTCACTCAACCCCTTCAATACCCTGAAGCACCTGAGCATCGACTTCGTCAAAGTCGACGGCTCCTTCTCCCAGGATCTGTCCAAGGCGGAGAATCAGGAAGCGCTGAAAACCTTGCTGAGCAGCCTGCACGCCCAGGCCAAGCTGACCATCGTGCCCTTCGTCGAGAGCGCCAGCGTGCTGGCCACCCTCTGGCAAGCCGGGGTCAACTATATCCAAGGCTATTACCTGCAGGGCCCCAGCCAGTCGATGGATTACGACTTCTCCGCCGGCGACGAGTAA